One stretch of Deinococcus ficus DNA includes these proteins:
- a CDS encoding GNAT family N-acetyltransferase, with the protein MPNPRSQEAPEGSPPVIHTARLELLPATPELLEALLARDLARAEALSGALIPPAWVEQAAGYLHLRLGELQADPARQRWLDRLIVLRDEGRPLVGHVGFHGPPDDRGVLEVGYRVLEAHRGQGVASEAVKGLLDWAFREAGVTTFRASIAPGNGPSRRLAARLGFRQVGRQVDEEDGEELVFEVHWPLEATEKR; encoded by the coding sequence ATGCCGAACCCGCGCAGTCAGGAAGCCCCGGAAGGGAGCCCGCCGGTCATTCACACGGCCCGCCTCGAGCTCCTTCCGGCGACACCCGAGCTCCTGGAGGCCCTGCTGGCCCGTGACCTGGCACGCGCGGAGGCGCTCTCGGGGGCGCTCATTCCGCCCGCGTGGGTGGAGCAAGCCGCCGGCTACCTGCACCTACGGCTGGGGGAGCTGCAGGCCGACCCGGCCCGGCAACGCTGGCTGGACCGCCTGATCGTCCTGCGGGATGAGGGGCGTCCGCTGGTGGGGCACGTGGGGTTTCACGGTCCGCCGGACGACCGGGGTGTGCTGGAGGTCGGGTACCGCGTGCTGGAAGCCCACCGGGGCCAGGGCGTCGCAAGTGAGGCGGTGAAGGGCCTGCTCGACTGGGCGTTCCGGGAGGCCGGGGTGACCACCTTCCGCGCATCGATCGCGCCAGGGAACGGCCCGTCACGGCGTCTGGCGGCCCGGCTCGGGTTCCGGCAGGTGGGCCGCCAGGTGGACGAGGAGGACGGCGAGGAACTGGTGTTCGAGGTGCACTGGCCCCTGGAGGCCACCGAGAAGAGATGA
- a CDS encoding branched-chain amino acid ABC transporter permease, which translates to MSAVTPAPPATRVADPGRRARAAWLIGLALLLLILPKLIYPVLALDILAWGLFAVAFDLLFGFSGLLSFGHAAFWGSSAYATAYLLSHGQSVPVALLGGTLTALVLAVPIAYLSVRSVGIYFSMITLAFAQMLSFLALQWTAITGGENGLQGFARPSFLGLDFSDSTTRYYFTLAIFTAGFLIAYRAVRSPFGQALQAVRDNEQRAQSVGYDPARFKFTAFLISAGLAGLAGALYTFGHGVVSLEVVNWKTSGEVVMMTLLGGTTTLFGPVVGAGLVLLLRDILTTANLPVGIVTGLVFVLVVLFFRRGVVGTIQHWGRRK; encoded by the coding sequence GTGAGCGCCGTGACGCCCGCCCCCCCCGCCACGCGCGTCGCCGATCCCGGCCGCCGCGCCCGCGCCGCGTGGCTGATCGGCCTGGCCCTGCTGCTGCTCATCCTCCCGAAGCTGATCTACCCGGTTCTCGCGCTCGACATCCTCGCCTGGGGCCTGTTCGCCGTCGCGTTCGACCTGCTGTTCGGCTTCAGCGGCCTGCTGTCCTTCGGGCACGCCGCCTTCTGGGGCAGCAGCGCCTACGCCACCGCCTACCTCCTCTCCCACGGCCAGAGCGTGCCCGTCGCCCTCCTCGGCGGCACCCTCACCGCGCTCGTCCTGGCCGTGCCCATCGCGTACCTCAGCGTGCGCAGCGTCGGCATCTACTTCTCCATGATCACCCTCGCCTTCGCGCAGATGCTGTCCTTCCTCGCCCTGCAGTGGACCGCCATCACCGGCGGCGAGAACGGCCTCCAGGGCTTCGCCCGGCCCAGCTTCCTCGGCCTGGACTTCAGTGACAGCACCACCCGCTACTACTTCACCCTCGCGATCTTCACCGCCGGGTTCCTCATCGCGTACCGCGCGGTGCGCAGCCCCTTCGGGCAGGCCCTGCAGGCCGTGCGCGACAACGAACAGCGCGCCCAGAGCGTCGGCTACGACCCCGCCCGCTTCAAGTTCACCGCCTTCCTGATCAGCGCCGGCCTCGCCGGGCTCGCCGGGGCGCTCTACACCTTCGGGCACGGCGTCGTCAGCCTGGAAGTCGTCAACTGGAAGACGAGCGGCGAGGTCGTCATGATGACCCTCCTCGGCGGCACCACCACCCTGTTCGGTCCGGTGGTCGGCGCCGGCCTGGTCCTGCTTCTGCGCGACATCCTCACCACTGCCAACCTCCCGGTCGGCATCGTCACCGGCCTCGTGTTCGTCCTCGTCGTCCTGTTCTTCCGCCGCGGCGTCGTCGGCACCATTCAGCACTGGGGCAGACGAAAGTAG
- a CDS encoding branched-chain amino acid ABC transporter permease translates to MNAQFLLIQVFNGLVNGAFYALLSLGLAVIFGMLRIVNFAHGALYMLGAFTAFALGQVFGLGFWPSLILAPLIVALLGMLLERGLLSRLYGLEPSYNLLLTFGLTLLTQDLVKQVMLSRFAVSSAPYTPPEMLSGVVNLGFVVFPKYRLFVIALALVICLVTWFVIEKTRVGAIIRASTENPGVTRAFGIDVSKWVTGVFGVGVGLAGLAGVLAAPIYSVEPYMGAELIITTFAVVVIGGMGSILGSVVTGFAVGVLAAIGSAFYPPIANTLVFILMALVLLVRPSGLFGLPEGAR, encoded by the coding sequence ATGAACGCGCAATTCCTGCTCATCCAGGTGTTCAACGGCCTCGTGAACGGCGCCTTCTACGCCCTGCTGTCCCTGGGGCTCGCCGTGATCTTCGGGATGCTGCGCATCGTGAACTTCGCGCACGGCGCGCTGTACATGCTCGGCGCCTTCACCGCCTTCGCCCTCGGCCAGGTCTTCGGCCTGGGCTTCTGGCCCTCGCTGATCCTCGCGCCCCTGATCGTCGCCCTGCTCGGCATGCTCCTCGAACGGGGCCTGCTCTCCCGGCTGTACGGCCTGGAACCCAGCTACAACCTGCTGCTCACCTTCGGCCTGACGCTGCTCACCCAGGACCTCGTCAAACAGGTCATGCTCAGCCGCTTCGCGGTCTCCAGCGCCCCCTACACCCCGCCCGAGATGCTCAGCGGCGTCGTGAACCTCGGCTTCGTGGTGTTCCCCAAGTACCGCCTGTTCGTGATCGCGCTGGCCCTGGTGATCTGCCTGGTCACCTGGTTCGTGATCGAGAAGACCCGCGTGGGCGCCATCATCCGCGCCAGCACCGAGAACCCCGGCGTCACCCGCGCCTTCGGGATCGACGTCAGCAAATGGGTCACCGGCGTCTTCGGCGTCGGCGTGGGCCTCGCCGGACTGGCTGGTGTGCTCGCCGCCCCGATCTACTCGGTCGAACCCTACATGGGCGCCGAACTGATCATCACCACCTTCGCCGTGGTCGTCATCGGCGGCATGGGCAGCATCCTCGGCAGCGTCGTCACCGGCTTCGCGGTCGGCGTGCTCGCCGCCATCGGCTCGGCCTTCTACCCGCCCATCGCGAACACCCTGGTGTTCATCCTGATGGCGCTCGTCCTGCTCGTGCGGCCCAGCGGCCTGTTCGGCCTGCCCGAGGGGGCCCGGTGA
- a CDS encoding ABC transporter substrate-binding protein, which yields MRKTTITTLLATAALATLTGALAQSAKLTDNVIKVGVLTDLSGVYSELAGQGSVKAAQMAADDFMRANKAYAGKVQVIGVDHQNKADVASNKAAEMIDRQNVDVLMDLPTSSAALAASEVAKTKKIPVMVVTGGTTALTNEKCNKYTFHYAYDNYMLANGTGTAVTKKGGSSWYVIYPNYAFGQDLNNQMVAAIKENGGKLAAPSDATPFPNTDFSTYLLKAQGIKPKVFGTMQAGNDLVNVVKQYNEFGLRKQGIGLGIGLLFETDVAALGQDAFAGALATLPWFWNLDARSQAWAQQFEKAFGKKPTWAQAGVYSATMTYLQAVARAKSDDGDAVVKALEGHKFSDFFARNATIRPQDHRVILDVYTVQVKPKAQAKVNGDYFTRVSTIPAARAFMPLSENKCKM from the coding sequence ATGCGCAAAACCACGATCACCACTCTGCTCGCCACCGCCGCCCTCGCCACCCTCACCGGCGCCCTCGCGCAGAGCGCCAAACTCACCGACAACGTCATCAAGGTCGGCGTCCTCACCGACCTGTCCGGCGTGTACTCCGAACTCGCCGGGCAGGGCAGCGTGAAAGCCGCCCAGATGGCCGCCGACGACTTCATGCGCGCCAACAAGGCGTACGCCGGCAAGGTGCAGGTCATCGGCGTGGACCACCAGAACAAGGCCGACGTCGCCAGCAACAAGGCCGCCGAGATGATCGACCGGCAGAACGTGGACGTCCTGATGGACCTCCCCACCAGCAGCGCCGCCCTGGCCGCCAGCGAGGTCGCCAAGACCAAGAAGATCCCCGTGATGGTCGTCACCGGCGGCACCACCGCCCTGACCAACGAGAAGTGCAACAAGTACACCTTCCACTACGCGTACGACAACTACATGCTCGCCAACGGCACCGGCACCGCCGTGACGAAAAAAGGCGGCAGCAGCTGGTACGTGATCTACCCCAACTACGCGTTCGGGCAGGACCTGAACAACCAGATGGTCGCCGCCATCAAGGAGAACGGCGGGAAGCTCGCCGCTCCCAGTGACGCCACGCCGTTCCCGAACACCGACTTTTCCACCTACCTGCTCAAGGCCCAGGGCATCAAACCCAAGGTCTTCGGCACCATGCAGGCCGGCAACGACCTCGTGAACGTCGTCAAGCAGTACAACGAGTTCGGCCTGCGCAAGCAGGGCATCGGCCTCGGCATCGGCCTGCTGTTCGAAACGGACGTCGCCGCCCTCGGCCAGGACGCCTTCGCCGGCGCGCTCGCCACCCTCCCGTGGTTCTGGAACCTCGACGCGCGCAGCCAGGCCTGGGCGCAGCAGTTCGAGAAGGCCTTCGGCAAGAAACCCACCTGGGCGCAGGCCGGCGTGTACAGCGCCACCATGACCTACCTGCAGGCCGTCGCCCGCGCCAAGAGTGACGACGGGGACGCCGTCGTCAAGGCGCTCGAAGGCCACAAGTTCAGCGACTTCTTCGCCCGCAACGCCACCATCCGCCCCCAGGACCACCGCGTGATCCTCGACGTGTACACCGTGCAGGTCAAACCCAAAGCCCAGGCCAAGGTGAACGGCGACTACTTCACCCGCGTCAGCACCATTCCCGCCGCCCGCGCCTTCATGCCCCTGAGCGAGAACAAGTGCAAGATGTAA
- a CDS encoding ABC transporter ATP-binding protein, with protein MTVPHVAPAPAVIPAQTPLLSVRDLNAYYGQSHVLHGINLHVNPGEVVSLIGRNGAGKTTTLKSIMGVHRQRTGTVTFAGQDVTRLPSNRVAARGLAWVPEERAILSSLTVRENLELPPTRPGGWTSERAYEAFPVLRERGHHPGSKLSGGEQQMLAIVRVLRSAPKLLLLDEPSEGLAPVIVQHIGRIIEDLRREGLAVLLVEQNLKFATRLADRHYVFVDGEIVDEVRREDVDARDADLLRYLSV; from the coding sequence ATGACCGTTCCTCACGTCGCCCCCGCTCCGGCCGTCATCCCGGCGCAGACGCCGCTGCTTTCCGTGCGGGACCTGAATGCCTACTACGGCCAGAGCCACGTGCTGCACGGCATCAACCTGCACGTGAACCCCGGCGAGGTGGTCAGCCTGATCGGCCGCAACGGCGCCGGGAAGACCACCACCCTCAAATCCATCATGGGCGTGCACCGCCAGCGGACCGGCACGGTCACCTTCGCCGGGCAGGACGTCACCCGGCTGCCCAGCAACCGCGTCGCCGCGCGCGGCCTGGCCTGGGTGCCGGAGGAACGCGCGATCCTGAGCAGCCTCACCGTCCGCGAGAACCTCGAACTGCCCCCCACCCGGCCCGGCGGCTGGACCAGTGAACGCGCCTACGAAGCCTTCCCGGTTCTGCGGGAACGCGGTCATCACCCCGGCAGCAAGCTCTCCGGCGGGGAGCAGCAGATGCTCGCCATCGTGCGCGTGCTGCGCAGCGCCCCGAAACTCCTGCTGCTGGACGAACCCAGCGAGGGCCTCGCGCCGGTGATCGTGCAGCACATCGGCCGGATCATCGAAGACCTGCGCCGCGAGGGCCTCGCGGTGCTGCTCGTGGAACAGAACCTGAAGTTCGCCACCCGCCTCGCCGACCGGCACTACGTCTTCGTGGACGGCGAGATCGTCGACGAGGTCCGCCGTGAGGACGTCGACGCCCGTGACGCCGACCTGCTCCGCTACCTCAGCGTGTAA
- a CDS encoding ABC transporter ATP-binding protein, whose amino-acid sequence MTAPVALEARNLVKDFRGFRATNDVTLPIYEGEIHAIIGPNGAGKTTLFNLLSGFLKPTSGEVRLFGERIDTLPPHRIVRRGLSRSFQISSVFPTLTVRENVLVALQSPTALPGQFWTPLSRLETLGARADEILADVGLGAAPGRLAADLSHGEKRQLEIGISLTQDPRVLLLDEPTSGMGSEGIARVIALVRQVARGRTVVLVEHNMSVVSELADRISVLQYGSVIASGRYDDVRQDPRVIEAYLGEEAHG is encoded by the coding sequence GTGACGGCGCCCGTCGCGCTGGAAGCCCGCAACCTCGTCAAGGACTTCCGAGGCTTCCGCGCCACCAACGACGTCACCCTGCCCATCTATGAAGGTGAGATTCACGCCATCATCGGCCCGAACGGGGCGGGGAAGACCACGCTCTTCAACCTGCTCTCCGGCTTCCTGAAACCCACCAGCGGGGAAGTCCGGCTGTTCGGGGAGCGCATCGACACGCTGCCCCCGCACCGCATCGTGCGCCGCGGCCTGTCGCGGTCCTTTCAGATCAGCAGCGTGTTCCCCACCCTGACCGTGCGCGAGAACGTTCTCGTGGCGCTGCAAAGCCCCACGGCGCTGCCCGGGCAGTTCTGGACGCCGCTCTCGCGCCTGGAGACGCTGGGCGCGCGGGCCGACGAGATCCTCGCGGACGTGGGCCTGGGCGCCGCGCCCGGCCGGCTCGCGGCCGACCTCTCGCACGGCGAGAAACGCCAGCTGGAGATCGGCATCTCCCTGACTCAGGACCCCCGGGTGCTGCTGCTCGACGAACCGACGTCCGGCATGGGGTCCGAGGGGATCGCCCGGGTGATCGCCCTGGTCCGTCAGGTCGCGCGGGGCCGCACGGTCGTGCTGGTCGAACACAACATGAGCGTCGTCTCGGAACTCGCCGACCGGATCAGCGTGCTGCAGTACGGCTCCGTGATCGCCAGCGGCCGGTACGACGACGTGCGTCAGGACCCCCGCGTGATCGAGGCGTACCTCGGCGAGGAGGCCCACGGATGA
- a CDS encoding alpha/beta fold hydrolase: MPDAISTRTLVAVHGNFASAAWWRDLVARPPAGWQVLAPDLPGFAGTPHDGDVSISAYADWLGAWIAERNLDRPVLLGHSLGGAVVLDLAARDPGRYRALVLAASAPLTGLVTPEENYPVLEMLRGTPALLEMSLGALFPSGRPEDFGTYVEDGGRMAAAHYSGNARALSTWSVDPARLSGLPVLVMGGELDALITPDMVRAQAQALGVPATVHPGVGHGFPQEQPDVFRAALATFLDSLP; the protein is encoded by the coding sequence ATGCCTGACGCCATTTCGACCCGCACCCTCGTCGCCGTGCACGGCAACTTCGCGTCCGCCGCGTGGTGGCGGGACCTCGTGGCCCGCCCGCCCGCCGGCTGGCAGGTGCTCGCCCCGGACCTGCCGGGCTTCGCCGGCACGCCCCATGACGGGGACGTCAGCATTTCCGCGTACGCCGACTGGCTCGGGGCGTGGATTGCAGAGCGGAACCTGGACCGGCCGGTCCTCCTGGGGCACTCGCTGGGCGGCGCGGTGGTCCTGGACCTCGCCGCCCGCGACCCGGGCCGGTACCGGGCGCTGGTGCTCGCGGCGAGCGCGCCCCTGACCGGGCTGGTCACCCCGGAGGAGAACTACCCGGTCCTGGAAATGCTGCGCGGCACCCCGGCCCTGCTGGAGATGAGCCTGGGCGCGCTGTTCCCGTCGGGGCGCCCGGAGGACTTCGGGACCTACGTCGAGGACGGCGGGCGCATGGCCGCCGCGCACTACTCCGGGAACGCCCGCGCGCTGAGCACCTGGAGCGTGGACCCGGCCCGCCTCTCGGGGCTGCCGGTGCTCGTGATGGGCGGGGAGCTCGACGCCCTGATCACCCCGGACATGGTCCGCGCGCAGGCGCAGGCGTTGGGCGTGCCGGCCACCGTGCATCCCGGCGTGGGGCACGGCTTTCCGCAGGAGCAGCCGGACGTGTTCCGCGCGGCGCTCGCCACCTTCCTGGACTCCCTGCCGTGA
- a CDS encoding alpha/beta fold hydrolase gives MRQEDLSAGTRPPERPDGVGRAITLEREVTLQGVRVPVRLGGLTWGELNAARDNAVLVCHYYTGTMRAAGRNPDGTPAWWAPLIGPGRAVDTEKFFVVCLNSLANVQARDPGVVTTGPASLHPDGQPWGARFPAWDLGDLHALQLDLMQDLGVERWHAVIGPSMGGMQALHWAARTPELAPRVAAVAVSPRAGPVLKDLFGPMLRDIAPAGGLEGALRLISYFGFGADGIQALFTDANFSTYLRTRLGQSSLEHVLDLGRMVQGHDLDLVAPPAELFRRWVEVGTRLLTVNFRGDQFFPAAEMRTFARATAQAGVHHTHVELDSVHGHMGCLLDTRLFAPHLQALLHDQSLQLPTQTDLRGVSPHA, from the coding sequence ATGCGACAAGAGGACTTGAGCGCCGGCACGCGCCCGCCGGAGCGGCCGGACGGCGTGGGGCGGGCCATCACCCTGGAACGCGAGGTGACCCTGCAGGGCGTGCGCGTGCCCGTCCGGCTGGGCGGCCTGACCTGGGGAGAGCTGAACGCCGCGCGGGACAACGCCGTGCTCGTTTGCCACTACTACACCGGCACCATGCGCGCCGCCGGCCGCAACCCCGACGGCACGCCCGCGTGGTGGGCCCCGTTGATCGGGCCGGGCCGGGCGGTGGACACGGAGAAGTTCTTCGTGGTGTGTCTGAACTCGCTCGCGAACGTGCAGGCCCGTGACCCGGGCGTGGTGACCACCGGCCCCGCCAGCCTGCACCCGGACGGGCAGCCGTGGGGCGCGCGCTTTCCCGCCTGGGACCTCGGGGACCTGCACGCCCTGCAGCTGGACCTGATGCAGGACCTCGGCGTGGAGCGCTGGCACGCCGTGATCGGCCCCAGCATGGGCGGCATGCAGGCCCTGCACTGGGCGGCCCGCACGCCGGAACTCGCGCCGCGCGTGGCGGCCGTGGCGGTCAGTCCCCGGGCCGGCCCGGTCCTGAAGGACCTGTTCGGGCCGATGCTGCGGGACATCGCCCCGGCCGGCGGCCTGGAGGGCGCGCTGCGGTTGATCTCGTACTTCGGGTTCGGCGCGGACGGCATTCAGGCGCTGTTCACCGACGCGAACTTCAGTACCTACCTGCGCACGCGCCTGGGGCAGTCCAGCCTGGAGCACGTCCTCGACCTCGGGCGCATGGTGCAGGGCCACGACCTGGACCTGGTCGCGCCGCCGGCCGAGCTGTTCCGGCGCTGGGTGGAGGTCGGCACGCGCCTGCTGACCGTGAACTTCCGCGGGGACCAGTTCTTCCCCGCCGCGGAGATGCGCACCTTCGCGCGTGCCACCGCGCAGGCGGGCGTGCACCACACCCACGTGGAACTCGACTCGGTGCACGGGCACATGGGCTGTCTGCTCGACACCCGCCTGTTCGCCCCGCACCTGCAGGCCCTGCTGCATGACCAGTCCCTCCAGCTGCCCACCCAGACCGATCTCCGAGGAGTGTCCCCGCATGCCTGA
- a CDS encoding MDR family MFS transporter, with translation MTTAPAALSPEHARLRQLATVGLILGVFLNALESSVVSTAMPSVIADLRGSDLYALPFAVYMLSATVTSPLWGRGSDIAGRKKLYLTGMALFLIGSALCGAAQSMGGLIGARALQGLGAGALLTISLTIVGELYELQERAKVQAFISGVWGISGLAGPLLGGFLTDTLSWRWTFYVSLPFGVAAFVMVLRYLRETGERRPAQLDWLGAALFTVGSGLTIWGLELKIWPLVALGLAVLAAAVFLEARHPSPLLPMQALRERVPAVAFAGNFLGGAAYFGVIAYLPLYAQGISGGGATSAGAILTPMLVGWTLTSILSARLMKRVPLSRLAQMGFAVLVAVFLLLTFTVHAPLWITSVLGFVVGMGMGFSMLSLLLSAQQAARPGELGAVTSGVMFARQMGGALGVAVMALLIGAAAIHAGGTELAEGLRRAYFLALGLVTVALAVTLTLRPRAGAGVTGA, from the coding sequence ATGACCACTGCCCCCGCCGCCCTGAGTCCTGAACATGCCCGCCTGCGCCAGCTCGCCACGGTGGGCCTGATCCTGGGCGTGTTCCTGAACGCCCTGGAGTCCAGCGTGGTGTCCACTGCCATGCCCAGCGTGATCGCCGACCTGCGCGGCTCGGATCTGTACGCCCTGCCGTTCGCGGTGTACATGCTCAGCGCGACCGTCACCAGCCCGCTATGGGGGAGGGGCTCGGACATCGCGGGCCGCAAGAAGCTCTACCTGACTGGCATGGCCCTGTTCCTGATCGGGTCGGCGCTGTGCGGCGCGGCGCAGAGCATGGGCGGCCTGATCGGCGCGCGCGCCCTGCAGGGCCTGGGCGCCGGGGCGCTCCTCACCATCAGCCTGACCATCGTGGGCGAACTGTACGAACTGCAGGAGCGGGCGAAGGTGCAGGCCTTCATCAGCGGCGTGTGGGGCATCTCGGGCCTGGCCGGGCCGCTGCTGGGCGGCTTCCTGACCGACACGCTGTCCTGGCGCTGGACCTTCTACGTGTCCCTGCCGTTCGGCGTGGCGGCGTTCGTGATGGTGCTGCGTTACCTGCGGGAGACCGGCGAGCGGCGCCCCGCGCAGCTCGACTGGCTGGGGGCGGCGCTGTTCACGGTGGGCAGCGGTTTGACCATCTGGGGCCTGGAACTGAAGATCTGGCCGCTGGTCGCCCTGGGCCTGGCGGTCCTGGCCGCGGCCGTCTTCCTGGAGGCCCGGCACCCCAGTCCGCTGCTGCCCATGCAGGCCCTGCGCGAGCGGGTGCCGGCCGTGGCGTTCGCCGGGAATTTCCTGGGCGGCGCGGCGTACTTCGGCGTGATCGCTTACCTGCCGCTGTACGCGCAGGGCATCTCCGGCGGCGGGGCCACCTCAGCCGGCGCGATCCTGACGCCCATGCTGGTCGGCTGGACCCTGACCAGCATCCTGTCGGCCCGGCTGATGAAACGCGTGCCGCTCTCCCGGCTCGCGCAGATGGGCTTCGCGGTGCTGGTGGCCGTGTTCCTGCTGCTGACCTTCACCGTGCACGCCCCGCTGTGGATCACCAGCGTGCTCGGCTTCGTGGTGGGTATGGGCATGGGCTTTTCCATGCTGAGCCTGCTGCTCTCCGCGCAGCAGGCCGCCCGGCCGGGCGAACTGGGCGCCGTCACCAGCGGTGTGATGTTCGCCCGCCAGATGGGCGGGGCGCTGGGCGTGGCCGTGATGGCCCTGCTGATCGGCGCGGCGGCCATTCACGCCGGCGGCACGGAGCTCGCCGAGGGCCTGCGCCGAGCGTACTTCCTGGCGCTCGGCCTGGTGACCGTGGCGCTCGCCGTGACCCTGACGCTGCGCCCACGAGCAGGCGCGGGTGTGACCGGGGCGTAA
- a CDS encoding NAD(P)/FAD-dependent oxidoreductase gives MSRTVAVGAGLAGLCAARTLQRAGQQVEVLEAGTHLGGRVWTREVQGFTMDAGFIGMFTDYPAARRQLDYGALDLVPLLPSAVLHLGPGQAPTLGDPRRDPGAWWDDLSADILSVGDRVLAARLAAELLAHRPETLLNGPSVATRAYLTDLGFSERAILHFFTPFFGGLVLDRALHTCSALFRYYFRMLLTGQVAIPRAGMGRIPEQLARDLTVRTGTRVLGLDTGGSGVRLRTTAGDIQADQVVLATDPNTAAELLGEPAGERRPVRRGSLGSTYLHFTVPASAGPGGADRQPRLQLNARTDGLINQVLWTSAVFPNRVPEGQALLIVSVWGVPDLPDEGLISEVRRELTAWWGAEASALRPLHIERIPHTQYPQPPGYRDTLPGHATALPGVVLASEATSLSGIQGALESGEKAAAALLGDLETLSRPRGA, from the coding sequence ATGAGCCGAACAGTCGCCGTCGGGGCCGGTCTAGCCGGCCTGTGCGCCGCGCGCACCCTGCAGCGCGCCGGGCAGCAGGTCGAGGTGCTGGAAGCGGGCACGCACCTGGGCGGGCGGGTCTGGACCCGCGAGGTGCAGGGCTTCACGATGGACGCCGGGTTCATCGGCATGTTCACCGACTACCCCGCCGCACGCCGGCAACTCGATTACGGCGCGCTGGACCTCGTGCCGCTGCTGCCGTCCGCCGTGCTGCACCTCGGGCCAGGGCAGGCGCCTACCCTGGGTGACCCGCGCCGTGACCCGGGGGCATGGTGGGATGACCTGAGTGCCGACATCCTCAGCGTCGGGGACCGGGTGCTGGCCGCCCGACTGGCGGCCGAACTGCTCGCGCACCGCCCGGAGACACTGCTGAACGGGCCGTCCGTCGCCACCCGCGCTTATCTCACCGACCTGGGCTTCAGCGAGCGCGCCATCCTGCACTTCTTCACGCCGTTTTTCGGGGGGCTGGTTCTGGACCGGGCACTGCACACCTGCTCGGCGCTGTTCCGGTACTACTTCCGGATGCTCCTGACCGGCCAGGTGGCAATTCCCCGCGCGGGCATGGGCCGCATTCCCGAACAGCTCGCCCGGGACCTGACGGTCCGGACCGGCACGCGCGTCCTGGGCCTGGACACAGGCGGGAGCGGCGTCCGCCTGCGCACCACCGCCGGGGACATCCAGGCTGACCAAGTGGTCCTGGCGACCGACCCGAACACGGCCGCGGAGCTGCTGGGCGAACCGGCCGGGGAGCGGCGCCCGGTGCGGCGCGGCAGTCTGGGCAGCACGTACCTGCATTTCACGGTGCCGGCCTCGGCCGGGCCGGGCGGCGCGGACCGCCAGCCCCGGTTGCAGCTGAACGCCCGGACAGACGGGCTGATCAACCAAGTGCTGTGGACGAGTGCCGTCTTCCCGAACCGCGTGCCCGAGGGGCAGGCGCTGCTGATCGTGTCGGTGTGGGGCGTGCCGGACCTGCCAGACGAGGGCCTGATCAGCGAGGTGCGGCGGGAGCTCACGGCCTGGTGGGGCGCCGAGGCAAGCGCCCTGCGGCCCCTGCACATCGAACGCATCCCGCACACCCAGTACCCGCAGCCGCCCGGGTACCGCGACACCCTGCCCGGGCACGCCACGGCGTTGCCGGGCGTGGTGCTCGCCTCCGAGGCGACCTCCCTGAGCGGCATTCAGGGCGCACTGGAAAGCGGGGAGAAGGCCGCGGCCGCCCTGCTCGGCGACCTGGAGACCCTCAGCCGCCCGCGCGGGGCGTAG
- a CDS encoding YoaK family protein, giving the protein MTLAGVAGFVDAVGATLLGGLFVSFMSGNTTTAGLSLGQGGWTRALHAGLPVPLYVLGAVCGTLLLGQAGRRARPLAFLLTAVFLSLFGLLAHASPETEWKQGPVATSLLVFPMGVMNAMLRSVGRTSVGLTYITGSLSSFAETLAGFLAGQGGPGDRRKLRLYGGLWLSFFLGAALGGLTVLHWSVRAVAVPVLLLLVLAAVTLRGELLANDR; this is encoded by the coding sequence ATGACGCTGGCAGGTGTGGCCGGGTTCGTGGACGCGGTGGGCGCCACGCTGCTGGGTGGCCTGTTCGTCTCGTTCATGAGCGGGAACACCACGACCGCCGGGTTGTCCCTCGGGCAGGGCGGGTGGACCAGGGCCCTGCACGCCGGCCTGCCGGTGCCGCTGTACGTGCTGGGCGCGGTGTGCGGCACCCTGCTGCTGGGTCAGGCAGGGCGCCGGGCGAGGCCGCTGGCCTTTCTGTTGACGGCCGTGTTTCTCAGCCTGTTCGGCCTGCTCGCGCACGCCTCACCGGAGACCGAGTGGAAACAGGGGCCGGTGGCCACCTCGCTCCTCGTCTTCCCGATGGGCGTGATGAACGCCATGCTCCGCAGCGTGGGCCGCACGTCTGTGGGTCTCACCTACATCACGGGGTCCCTGTCGTCCTTCGCGGAGACCCTCGCAGGGTTCCTGGCCGGGCAGGGGGGTCCTGGTGACCGCAGGAAACTGCGGCTCTACGGCGGCCTGTGGCTCAGCTTCTTCCTCGGCGCCGCGCTGGGTGGCCTGACGGTCCTTCACTGGTCCGTCCGGGCGGTCGCGGTGCCTGTCCTTCTGCTCCTGGTCCTGGCCGCGGTGACCCTGCGGGGAGAGCTGTTGGCCAACGACCGCTGA